The genomic stretch GAGATGTTCATCTGTGAAGGAGATGACTTAGTCGCCGCAAGATTATTTTGGAGGGGCCACTTTGAGCCAATGTCATCTCAATTGTGGGCAAAGCTGTGTAAGGGTGCGAATGTAGCCTGTGACATAGGTAGCCATTCAGGTTATTATAGCCTCTTGGCAAACCAAGCTAATCCGAACTTAATAGTCTGGTCTTTTGAACCTCACCCGATAGTTTACTCTCGATTGTTGATTAACATTAGAGCCAACAAACTTTCAGCTAATCACTGTATCAATAAGGCGATAGTTGCCGACAAAAACCCAACAGCATCTCTATATGTTAACTCTGCACATTGGGCGATTACATCCGGTTCGAGCTTATTGCAGAGGGCCGGATATAAGATCAATGTTGCCACCCAATTCATTGGAACACTAGTATCTCAGAATCAGGAGCGACCAACCTTAATTAAAATTGACGTCGAGGGTATAGAAGAAGAACTTATTAACGCGCTGGCCTTCTGCGGTTATGGTTCAGTAAGTGACATACTGACGGAACAATTAGAGCCTTGGTCACAACAAACCAATTCCACGTTAACAACAGCCGGTTGGACAATATTGGAAATAGACGAATCCGCTATGTCCATCACAAACACTTTTGGCCGCGGGCGCCAGGACAGCTCTGGGGAAAGTCGCAACATCTGGCTGACACGACGAGATGAGGCATCAATTTCTGAAATAGTAAGTTCGTTTCAGCAAGTTTACGAACGCCCTTAACTGTCTTCAAAGAAGGACTGCCCCTACCCAAAAATAAACAAGGAGGAAAAATCGAAAAAAGCCGCGTAAACCAGCTCTAACCAGAAGCCGTGACTTTCAGGTCAATATGATCTCTGCACGCCTTACCCCGCCGTCTTCCCCGCATCAACCGGCAGGACCGCACCGCTAACATAGCGGGCGTGGTCGCTCATCAGCCAGGTCACCAC from Rhodospirillaceae bacterium encodes the following:
- a CDS encoding FkbM family methyltransferase, with translation MKSTEEYYNTALNLRNRADYVQPNDLQSLLQKPTFSGFVSASVGPSLSFEMFICEGDDLVAARLFWRGHFEPMSSQLWAKLCKGANVACDIGSHSGYYSLLANQANPNLIVWSFEPHPIVYSRLLINIRANKLSANHCINKAIVADKNPTASLYVNSAHWAITSGSSLLQRAGYKINVATQFIGTLVSQNQERPTLIKIDVEGIEEELINALAFCGYGSVSDILTEQLEPWSQQTNSTLTTAGWTILEIDESAMSITNTFGRGRQDSSGESRNIWLTRRDEASISEIVSSFQQVYERP